TAGCCTCCCTCAGCCTATCCTCCCAGAAGATGAACTCCCGGCTCCGCCCCTCCACCGCCGTAATCACCCGGTTTCCCGCCTCCTTGAGGGCCTTTATCAGGGGCATGGTGGGGCCGATCCCGAAGCAGCCGCAGGCGCAGATCACCGTACCGAAGTTGCCGACCTCGGTGGGGGTCCCCAGGGGGCCCGCCAGGTTGAGGACGGAGTCCCCCACCCGCAAGGTTCCGAGCTTCATGGTGGAGGTCCCCAGGACGTAGAAGACGATCTCGATCGTCCCCTCTTCAGCGTCCCAGCCGGCGAGGCCCATCGGTACCCTCTCGCCCGTCTCGTCCACCCTGATGATCACAAACTGGCCGGGGCGGGCGGCCTTGGCGACCTTGGGGGCCCTGATCTTCAGGTAGATGATGTTGGGGACGAGGGCCTCCTTCTCGACTATCTGGTACATCTTCAATCACCAACCGCTTTGGATAGGCTGACGGCGCAGACCTTCAGCTCGGGGATCTTGGCGACGGGGTCTAGGGCCGGGTTTGTCAGGACGTTGGTGGGGGTCTCGGCGAAGTGGAAGGTCATGAAGACGACCCCCGGCGAGGACTTCTCCGTCAGCCTCGCCTTCGCCCTCACCTTCCCCCTCCGGGAGGAGACCTCCACCAGGTCTCCGTCCCCGATCCCCAGGACCTCCCCATCCCCGGGGTTTATCTCCACCAGCTCCTCGCCCCGGAGGTAGTTCAGCCCCGCCACCTTCCTCGTCATCGTCCCGGTGTGGAAGTGGCAGAGGACCCTCCCGGTGGTGAGGATGAAGGGGTAATCCCCGTCGGGAAGCTCCGCTGAGGGGCGGTAAGATAGGGGCGTGAAGAGCCCCTTCCCCCGGGTGAACCCGTCTTTGTGGAGGTACCTCGTCCCGGGGTGGTCGGGTCCGGGGCACGGCCACTGGAGCCCAGCTCCCGCGATCCTCTCGTAGCTGATCCCGCCGTAGCTGGGGGTGAGGGAGGCGATCTCCTCCATGATCTCCGAGGGGTGGGAGTAGGAGAACTGATCCGGGTACCCCATCCTCCTCCCGATCTCCGAGATGATCCTCCAGTCGGGCCTCGCCTCCCCCGGCGGCGGGACCGCCCGCCTCACCCTCTGGACCCGCCGCTCGGTGTTGGTGAAGGTCCCGTCCTTCTCGGCGAAGCTCGCCGCCGGAAGAACCACGTCGGCATGCATCGCCGTCTCCGATAGGAATATCTCCTGGACGACGAGGAAGTCGACCTTCTCCAGGGCCTCGACGACGTGGGTGGAGTCGGGGTCGCTGATCTGGGGGTTCTCGCCGATGATGTACAAGACATCTACGCCCCCGGCGTGGATGGCGTTGAAGATCTCCATGAGGGTGAGCCCCGGCCGCTTGGGGAGCTCTCTATCCCAGCGGGCCTCAAACTTCCTCCTCAGGTCGTCGTTCGTCACCGCCTGGTAGCCGGGGAGGACGTTGGGGAGGGCACCCATGTCGCACGCCCCCTGGACGTTGTTCTGGCCCCGGAGGGGGTTTATGCCGCTGGAGGGCTTTCCGAGGTTTCCGGTCATCATCGCCAGGTCGGCGAGGGCGAGGATGTTCTCGGTCCCGTGGGAGTGCTGGGTTATCCCCATGGAGTAGACGATAGACGAAGGGCCGTTTGAGGCGTAGATCCGGGCCGCCTCCTCGATCAGACCGACCTCTACGCCGGTGATGGCGGCCGCCTCTTCCAGGGTGACCCCGGCCAGGGATTCCCGGAACTCCTCGAACCCCTCGCACCGCTCCCCGATGAACTCCTCGTCGAGGAGCCCCTCCTCCAGGATCACCTTGCAGAGGGCGAGGACGAGGGGGACGTCCGTCCCCGGGGTCTGCCTCAGCCAAACGTCCGCAAATTTACAGAGCTCGATCCACCGGGGGTTGGCGACGATGATCTTCGCCCCTCTCCTCTTCGCCTCCTTGATCCTGAGGGCGATGACGGGGTGCTGCTCGGTGGTGTTCGACCCTATGATCAGGATGCACCCCGCGTCCGCCAGCTCCTCGATGGAGTTGGTCATCGCCCCGCTCCCGAAGGCCGTCGCCAGGGCGGCGACGGTGGAGGCGTGGCAGAGGCGGGCGCAGTGGTCGACGTTGTTCGTCTCCATCACCAGCCGCGCGAGCTTCTGGGCGAGGTAGTTCTCCTCGTTGGTGCATTTGGCGGAGGAGAGGAGGGCGAAGCGGTCACCTTTGGCGCGGGAGAACCTCTCGACGACGACCGAGAGCGCCTCCTCCCAGGTGGCGGGGACGAGCTCCCCTCCCTTCCGGATGAGGGGGGTCTTCAGACGCTCCCGGCTCTCGACGAAGTCGAGGCCGAACCTCCCCTTGACGCAGAGCTGGCCGCGGTTCGGGGTCTCGCCCCTCTTCCCCCGGATCGTGACGATGTGTCCGTCCAGAACGCCGAGATCCATGACGCAGCCGACGCCGCAGAAGGGGCAGACGGTGGTGACGGTCTCCTCGGGCCTCCCCCACCTCTCGGCCCTGGCGAAGAGCGCCCCCGTAGGACAGACGTCGACGCAGGCGCCGCAGAACTTGCACTCCGACTCGAAGAGGGAGACCGGTCCGATGGTGTGGTGGTGATGGTAGTTGACGTCGAAGGTGAGGACCCCCTCCCCCCTCACCTCCTGGCAGGTCCGGACGCACCGGCTGCAGAGGATGCAGAGGTTGTAGTCGCGGTCGAAGAAGGGCTCCCGGAGGACCGGCTGGTTTCGGTAGCTCGTTTCGTACCTGATCCTCTCCAGGCCGACGTACTCCACCACATCCTGCAGCTCGCACCGGCCGTCGTTGGGACAGTACTTGCACCCCACCGCCGCGGGAAACTTCCTCATGCACTCCCGGAGGTCTGAGCACTCCTCCTTCCGGTCGCAGAAGAGGCAGCTCGTCGGGTGGTGGGTGAGGGCGAGGATCAGCTCCAGGGCGGATCGGCGCATCTCCTGGAGCTCCTCCGTCCTGGTCAGGACCACCATCCCCTCCTCGGCCAGGGTGGTGCAGGAGGTGGGGCGGAGGCTCTCTCCCTCGATCTCGACGATGCAGAGTTTACACGATCCGATGGGCGTCAGGTCCGGATGGTCGCATAAGGCCGGTATGTAGATCCCGGCCCCTCGGGCAGCTTCCAGGACCGTAGCCCCTCTCCTGGTCCTGACCTTCCGTCCATCAATGGTTAGGGCGATCTCGTCCACTTTCACCACCGCTCAGTTTTAGGAGTTCCGTCGTCATATTTCTAAGTTGCTCTCGATTTTCCGCTTGAAATGGAACTTCTAGATGGTGTATTTGAATCAAACGGGGCGACCGCCGCCTTGATGGATAATATATATGTACTGATGGGCCGGAAAGATCTCTCCGCCTCGTTCGGGCCTCCTCCAAAAGAGTTTAGACCGGTGGCGATCGAGGGACGCCGGAAGGCGAAAACCGAAAAGATTTAAATATCCTGGATTAGGTTGAATGCCACAGCCCATCGAAGGGAGGATTTCGATGGCAGCAAGCCAGGGGGCCCCATCTTATCGCCGCTTTCGTCTAGGCAAAGAGGGCTCCCACGCCGAAGGTGACGGCGCTGGGAAGGCGTCATCCGAAGAGCCGGGAGAGCATCAGGATATCGAAGCGGGATAAGATGTCTGATAATAAGAAGAAGCTGAACCTGAACCGGGTATCGATGCCCAAGCAGTCTCCAGAGGAGCGGCGGCATAACTTCTCCGAGGTGGCTCTCGGCTACGCCGAGGATCAGGCCGCAGAAGAGGCCGATAGGTGCATCCAGTGCAAGAACCCGAGATGTATGGAAGGCTGTCCAGTGGGGATAGATATCCCGGCTTTTATAAGGGCGGTCCGGGATGGCGAGATGGAGGATGCGGTCCGGATCATTAAAGCCAAAAACAGCCTCCCCGGGATATGCGGACGGGTCTGCCCCCAGGAGGTCCAGTGCGAGAGCCGGTGCGTCCTGGAGAAGAAGGGCGCCCCCATCGCCATCGGCCGTCTGGAGAGGTTCGTCGCCGACTGGGAGTCGAAGAACGCCCTCCCGGATCGCCCCCGCCGGTCGGCGGAGTTTCAGGCGGGAAAGAGGGTGGCGGTCGTCGGCGCTGGCCCCGCGGGGATCACCGCCGCCGCCGACCTTGCCAGGATGGGCCACCAGGTCACCGTCTTTGAGGCGCTCCACGACGCCGGGGGGGTTCTGATCTACGGGATCCCGGAGTTCCGCCTCCCCAAGGCGATCGTCCGGTCGGAGGTCGAGTACGTCAAGAGCCTCGGGGTCACCTTCGAACTCGACTCGGTGGTGGGGAGGCTCGTCCAGGTCGATGAGCTCCTGAAGAACGGCTTTGACGCCGTATTCCTCGGGATCGGCGCCGGAGCGCCCCGCTTCCTCGGCGTCCCCGGCGAGAACCTCAACGGCGTCTACTCCGCCAACGAGTACCTCACCCGGGTCAACCTGATGAAGGCATACCGGTTCCCCGAGTACGACACCCCCATCAGGCAGGGGAAGAGGGTGGCGGTCGTCGGCGGCGGGAACGTGGCCATGGATGCGGCGAGGTGCGCCGTCAGGCTGGGGGCGGAGGAGGTCCACGTGGTATACCGCCGGTCGGAGGCGGAGATGCCGGCGAGGCTCGAGGAGATCGAGAACGCCAAGGAGGAGGGGGTGATCTTCGACTTCCTGACGAACCCCACCCGGTTTGTAGCAGACGACCGGGGTAGGGTGGCGGGGATGGAGGTGGTGAGGATGGTCCTCGGCGAGCCGGATGAGAGCGGTAGGCGCAGGCCCGTTGTCGAGAAGGGCTCCGAGCGGATCGTCGACGTCGACACCGTCATCATCGCCGTCGGGACCACCCCAAACCCCCTCCTCCCGGGGAACACCCCGGGGCTCGAGACGACCCGGTGGGGCACCATAGTCGTCAACGACTCCGGGAGGACCTCCCGGGAGGGGGTCTGGGCCGGAGGGGACATAACCACCGGCGGCGCCACCGTCATCAGCGCCATGGGCGCCGGGAAGAGGTCGGCCGAGGACATCGACCGCTGGCTCCGAGAGGATGGCCCTTGGTCCCGCTGACCGCCCATCCGGCCGGGGCCGTTGCTCCAGCCGAGGCGGGACCTCTCAGCCCCTCGAGCTCGGCCGGAGGTTGGACCGAGGCTCCGGGGGCCTACAGCCTTCATTTTTAAGATCCGTCTTTGAGATGAGATAGATTTCAGGGAGAATGATCGATGGGATTCAAATCGCCAAAGGAGACGACCTGCTCGGTCGACAACATCGGATGCAACAAGATCGGTATGGCCATGGGACCTCTTCTCGCTCTCGGTTTTCTCGCCGGAGCCTTCATCGCCTTCGGAGGGCTCCTGGCGGTGATCGTCGGCGGGGGGGTCCCCGATATCAAGCTGGCAAATCCCGGCTTGCAGAAGTTCATCTTCGGGGCCGTCTTCCCGGTGGGGCTCATCCTGGTGGTGGTGGCGGGGGCAGAGCTCTTCACCGGCAACACCGCCTGCTGCGTCCCGGCGGTCCTATCCGGGAAGGCCTCCTGGTCGGGGCTCGCGAGGAACTGGACGTTCTCTTACGTCGGGAACCTCATCGGCTCGCTCTTCGTCGTCCTCTTCCTCACCTATATGACCGGCCTCTTCGCCTCCGATCCGTGGCTTTCGAGCATCACCGGCATCGCTGAGGCGAAGGTCTCCCAGGGGTTCTGGCCCCTCTTCTTCAAGGGGGTCGGATGCAACTGGCTCGTCTGCCTCGCCGTCTGGCTCGCCATCGCCTCCGACGACGTCGCGAGCAAGGTCTTTGGGGTCTGGTTTCCGATCATGGCCTTCGTCGCCATAGGGTTTGAGCACAGCGTCGCCAACATGTTCTTCATCCCCGCGGGGATCATGTACGGGGCCGCCGTCACCTGGGCCGACTTCTTCATCGCCAACCTCATCCCCGTCACCCTGGGGAACATCGTCGGCGGCGCCCTCTTCGTGGGGGCGATCTACTGGTACATTTACGACCGTTAGGGTCGAAAGAAGCTTTGATGGGGCGGTTTTATGCCGGAGGCTCCCGGAGCCCCCGGCCCCAAGGCCCCTCCGAGGGCCTCAGCCTCAGGGCGGGGAGAGCCCCATGGGAGCGATCCTCTCCTCCAACCTCGGGAGGTTGAGGGAGAGAAGAGCTGAGTAAAATGTCTTTACATCACGTCCGGACGCCGATGACGTTCTCGCAGCAGTCGTCGCCGGAGCACATGCACTTGGTGTACCTAAAGGTGCATCGGGGGTTGAGGTTCTCTACGGCGGACCTGACGTACTCCTGGCAGGTCGCGGACAGCTCCCCACAATCTGCTCCTATCTCCATCGCTTCCTTCAGGAGGGGGCAGCCGGTGATCTTCATCACCACCTCCCCGCCGGAGGAGCCCGAGACGACCCAGGAGAAGTTGGGGCCGTAGATCACGTTCGATACGACGCAGAAGACCTCGCCCGCCTCAGAATCTCCATCCCAATCTATCAAATCTCTTGCCTGCATACATCACCGCCTCTTGAAGTTGTTTTGGAGTCGGCTTAATATGTATTTGTTTGAGATGTTTTCACAATTTTTATGAAATTTTAAGAATATATCATAATGGCAGGGGAGGATCGACCGCCAGGACGGCGAAGGGCCCAAAGAGACGATAGCCGAAAGAGATTCATATCATAACATCGACATATTAGTGGAGATGTAGGATGGAAGTGATCGTCAAGAGGTCGCCCCGGCGGAGGAAGACCCTCCAGGCCCGGATGGTGGAGGGCACCCTGGTGGTGATGGCGCCGGCGGCCATATCGGACCGGGAGCTGGCCGAGCACGTATCGCGGTTCAGGGCGAGGATGGCCCTGAAGATGGGGGAGAGGGACGACGCCCACCTGGCGAGGAGGGCCGATCACCTGAACCGGAAGTACTTCGACGGCCTCCTCCGCTGGAGGGGGATCTCCTACTCCGACCGGCAGATGAAGAGGTTTGGGAGCTGCACCATCGAGGACGGGACGATCAGGATCAGCTCCCGGCTGAAAGACGCCCCCCAGTGGGTCGAGGACTACGTCGTCGTCCACGAGCTCGCCCACCTCCTCGAGCCGAGCCACGACAAAAGGTTCCGGGAGCTGGTGGGCCGCTACCCCCTGACGGAGAGGGCGATCGGCTTTCTCTTCGCCCTCGACTGGATGGAGCGGCGAAAGGGGAGGGAGGGGCTCACTCCAGGGCTATCATGACGCTCGTCGCCTTGACGACGACCAAGACCTCCTTTCCCTCCGAGAGCCCCAGCTCCTCGGCGGACCTCTTCGTGATCACGGAGACGATCTCCTCCCCGCCGGATAGCTCCACCACCACCTCGGCGCTGACGACGCCGTAAGTCACCGACTTCACTCTGCCAGAGAGGACGTTCCTTGCGCTTATCTGCATCTGATATCACCTCCTTCAATTATCTGATATCGAACTTTTTATAGATGCCGATCTCACCACCTCTGGGTATTGATACCCCACCGGTCGGGGGAGGGCGGATGGTATCGAAGAAGAAGCAACCAAAAAAGAGGGCCCACCAAGATGGGAGATGCGATCGTCGCCCCCACCTCTCGCCCTCCCGGGAAGCAAACCAGCGAGACCGACCCGAGAGGCGGAAAGGGTTTCGATGCTCGCAGAACCGGGCCCGCGTATCCGGCGACAGTCGGGGCGGGAGAGGTGGAGAGGGGAGGATCACCGCCCCGCCAGCGTCTCGCCCCCATCCTCACTTCAGATCGTACTTTCCCCCAGCTTGCGGCACGACGACCTCGGCGTCGAACTCGCTTCTTATCGCCTCGGCGAAGGAGCGGCTCGCCTCCGGCTCCCCGTGGTTGATGAAGACCTGCCTGGGGAACTCTTTGAAGGAGCGGAGCCAATTTAGCAACCCCGTCCGCCCCACATGGGCCGAGAAGGCGTCGAGATATTCGACCCGGGCCCGGACGTTCCAGTCCCTGTTCATCATCCTGATCTTCTTGGCGCCGTCGAGGAGCATCCGGCCGGTGGTACCCTCCGCCTGATAGCCGATGAAGAGGACGGTGGATTCTCTTCGGCCGATGTTTTGGGCAAGGTGGTGGACGACCCTGCCGCCGGTGCACATCCCGCTGGCGGAGATGATGATGTGCGCATCTTTCATATCGTTTATCGCCTTCGACTCCTCCCTCGACCTCACATACTCGATCCCCGGAAAATCGAGGGGGTTGTCGCCGGATGAAAGGAGGCGGAGCGTCTCCTCATCGAAGTACTCCGGGTGGCGGCTGTAGATCTCTGTAGCCGAGATGGCCATGGGGCTGTCTACAAAGGTCTTTACCCCCTCGAGCCTTCCCCTCTCGGCGTAGTGATTCAGCTCGTAAATTATCTCCTGGGTACGGCCGACGGCAAACGCCGGGATGACGACGTTTCCGCCGCGGTCTATCGTCTCCAGGATCACCTCCATCAGCCTCTTGCCCCGATCGGCCATATCTCCATGATCCCGGTTCCCGTAGGTCGACTCAATCACCAGCCAGTCTGCCTCCTCCACCCTATCGGGATCCCGGAGGAAGGGAGCGCCGCGCCGCCCCATATCCCCGGTGAAGAGCAGCCTCCGTCCGCCGACGGAGAGCTCCACCATCGCCGATCCGATGATGTGGCCTGCGTCCAGGAACCTCGCCGAGGCGCCTCCGATATCCTGGACTTTATAATAATCGACGGGCTTGAACCGCCTGAGAGCGTAGGAGACGTCTTCATCCGTATAGAGGGGAGGTCGGGGCTCGCCATTTCGCTGGTCAGGATGGCGGCTTTCCCGGTCAGCCTCTTCTTTCATCAGGTAAGCGGAGTCCTTGAGCATGATCTCGCAGAGGTCTTCGGTGGCGGGGGTCGAGTAGACCTCTCCGGAGAACCCCTCCTTGACGAGGAGGGGGATTCTCCCGCTGTGGTCGACGTGGGCATGGGTGAGGATTAGCGCCCCGAGAGAGCGGGGATCGTGCCCGAACCCCCCCCGGTTCCGATCCGAATCGCGCCCCTGAAAGAGGCCCGCATCCACTCCGACCCGGATATCACCGGCGTCGAGGACTGTGTGGGAGCCCGTAACGCCGGCGGCCGCCCCGTAGAA
The sequence above is drawn from the Methanothrix harundinacea 6Ac genome and encodes:
- a CDS encoding formate/nitrite transporter family protein yields the protein MGFKSPKETTCSVDNIGCNKIGMAMGPLLALGFLAGAFIAFGGLLAVIVGGGVPDIKLANPGLQKFIFGAVFPVGLILVVVAGAELFTGNTACCVPAVLSGKASWSGLARNWTFSYVGNLIGSLFVVLFLTYMTGLFASDPWLSSITGIAEAKVSQGFWPLFFKGVGCNWLVCLAVWLAIASDDVASKVFGVWFPIMAFVAIGFEHSVANMFFIPAGIMYGAAVTWADFFIANLIPVTLGNIVGGALFVGAIYWYIYDR
- the fdhF gene encoding formate dehydrogenase subunit alpha, which codes for MDEIALTIDGRKVRTRRGATVLEAARGAGIYIPALCDHPDLTPIGSCKLCIVEIEGESLRPTSCTTLAEEGMVVLTRTEELQEMRRSALELILALTHHPTSCLFCDRKEECSDLRECMRKFPAAVGCKYCPNDGRCELQDVVEYVGLERIRYETSYRNQPVLREPFFDRDYNLCILCSRCVRTCQEVRGEGVLTFDVNYHHHHTIGPVSLFESECKFCGACVDVCPTGALFARAERWGRPEETVTTVCPFCGVGCVMDLGVLDGHIVTIRGKRGETPNRGQLCVKGRFGLDFVESRERLKTPLIRKGGELVPATWEEALSVVVERFSRAKGDRFALLSSAKCTNEENYLAQKLARLVMETNNVDHCARLCHASTVAALATAFGSGAMTNSIEELADAGCILIIGSNTTEQHPVIALRIKEAKRRGAKIIVANPRWIELCKFADVWLRQTPGTDVPLVLALCKVILEEGLLDEEFIGERCEGFEEFRESLAGVTLEEAAAITGVEVGLIEEAARIYASNGPSSIVYSMGITQHSHGTENILALADLAMMTGNLGKPSSGINPLRGQNNVQGACDMGALPNVLPGYQAVTNDDLRRKFEARWDRELPKRPGLTLMEIFNAIHAGGVDVLYIIGENPQISDPDSTHVVEALEKVDFLVVQEIFLSETAMHADVVLPAASFAEKDGTFTNTERRVQRVRRAVPPPGEARPDWRIISEIGRRMGYPDQFSYSHPSEIMEEIASLTPSYGGISYERIAGAGLQWPCPGPDHPGTRYLHKDGFTRGKGLFTPLSYRPSAELPDGDYPFILTTGRVLCHFHTGTMTRKVAGLNYLRGEELVEINPGDGEVLGIGDGDLVEVSSRRGKVRAKARLTEKSSPGVVFMTFHFAETPTNVLTNPALDPVAKIPELKVCAVSLSKAVGD
- the gltA gene encoding NADPH-dependent glutamate synthase, encoding MSDNKKKLNLNRVSMPKQSPEERRHNFSEVALGYAEDQAAEEADRCIQCKNPRCMEGCPVGIDIPAFIRAVRDGEMEDAVRIIKAKNSLPGICGRVCPQEVQCESRCVLEKKGAPIAIGRLERFVADWESKNALPDRPRRSAEFQAGKRVAVVGAGPAGITAAADLARMGHQVTVFEALHDAGGVLIYGIPEFRLPKAIVRSEVEYVKSLGVTFELDSVVGRLVQVDELLKNGFDAVFLGIGAGAPRFLGVPGENLNGVYSANEYLTRVNLMKAYRFPEYDTPIRQGKRVAVVGGGNVAMDAARCAVRLGAEEVHVVYRRSEAEMPARLEEIENAKEEGVIFDFLTNPTRFVADDRGRVAGMEVVRMVLGEPDESGRRRPVVEKGSERIVDVDTVIIAVGTTPNPLLPGNTPGLETTRWGTIVVNDSGRTSREGVWAGGDITTGGATVISAMGAGKRSAEDIDRWLREDGPWSR
- a CDS encoding M48 metallopeptidase family protein, with protein sequence MEVIVKRSPRRRKTLQARMVEGTLVVMAPAAISDRELAEHVSRFRARMALKMGERDDAHLARRADHLNRKYFDGLLRWRGISYSDRQMKRFGSCTIEDGTIRISSRLKDAPQWVEDYVVVHELAHLLEPSHDKRFRELVGRYPLTERAIGFLFALDWMERRKGREGLTPGLS
- a CDS encoding TOBE domain-containing protein — protein: MQISARNVLSGRVKSVTYGVVSAEVVVELSGGEEIVSVITKRSAEELGLSEGKEVLVVVKATSVMIALE
- a CDS encoding MBL fold metallo-hydrolase RNA specificity domain-containing protein, translated to MKLHFYGAAAGVTGSHTVLDAGDIRVGVDAGLFQGRDSDRNRGGFGHDPRSLGALILTHAHVDHSGRIPLLVKEGFSGEVYSTPATEDLCEIMLKDSAYLMKEEADRESRHPDQRNGEPRPPLYTDEDVSYALRRFKPVDYYKVQDIGGASARFLDAGHIIGSAMVELSVGGRRLLFTGDMGRRGAPFLRDPDRVEEADWLVIESTYGNRDHGDMADRGKRLMEVILETIDRGGNVVIPAFAVGRTQEIIYELNHYAERGRLEGVKTFVDSPMAISATEIYSRHPEYFDEETLRLLSSGDNPLDFPGIEYVRSREESKAINDMKDAHIIISASGMCTGGRVVHHLAQNIGRRESTVLFIGYQAEGTTGRMLLDGAKKIRMMNRDWNVRARVEYLDAFSAHVGRTGLLNWLRSFKEFPRQVFINHGEPEASRSFAEAIRSEFDAEVVVPQAGGKYDLK